A single region of the Streptomyces sp. NBC_01262 genome encodes:
- a CDS encoding ATP-binding protein, with the protein MTLMEQATAIPARQTMPAEERFATELAFLAAHDDGPRPPGWALTPRAAVTFVCGSDGDTLKLPEPHEALPDRLLIAPKFVGERALVERCVVTLAGERGLLLVGEPGTAKSMLSELLAAAVSGTSALTVQGTAGTTEDAFRYGWNYALLLAQGPSPQALVDSPVLTAMRGGMVARIEEITRCLPEVQDALVSILSDRRVSVPELAGTADAQVPAAPGFTVIATANLRDRGVSEMSAALKRRFNFETVEPIADAEAETALVRGQATAAVQRAGAAFGVDEAVLDALVTVFRDLRTGRSAEGWDVERPGTVMSTAEAVQVAASLGVAAAYLPSGDVLDLVPGHLLGVVRKDDPADHARLLGYWDGPVRRRAEDGSAMWRRLWDLRGNLR; encoded by the coding sequence ATGACCCTGATGGAACAGGCGACCGCCATCCCGGCACGGCAGACGATGCCCGCCGAGGAGCGCTTCGCCACCGAGCTCGCCTTCCTCGCCGCCCACGACGACGGCCCCCGCCCGCCCGGCTGGGCGCTCACCCCGCGGGCCGCCGTCACCTTCGTCTGCGGCAGCGACGGCGACACTCTCAAGCTGCCCGAGCCGCACGAGGCGCTGCCCGACCGGCTGCTGATCGCCCCCAAGTTCGTCGGCGAACGCGCCCTGGTGGAACGCTGCGTGGTCACCCTCGCCGGCGAGCGCGGCCTGCTGCTGGTCGGCGAGCCCGGCACCGCCAAGTCGATGCTGTCCGAGCTGCTGGCCGCCGCCGTCAGCGGGACCAGCGCCCTGACCGTGCAGGGCACCGCCGGCACCACCGAGGACGCGTTCCGCTACGGCTGGAACTACGCGCTGCTGCTCGCCCAGGGCCCGAGCCCGCAGGCGCTGGTCGACTCGCCCGTGCTCACCGCGATGCGCGGCGGCATGGTCGCCCGCATCGAGGAGATCACCCGCTGCCTGCCCGAGGTACAGGACGCGCTGGTGTCGATCCTGTCCGACCGGCGCGTCAGCGTCCCCGAACTGGCGGGCACGGCCGACGCCCAGGTGCCGGCCGCCCCCGGCTTCACCGTCATCGCCACCGCCAACCTCCGCGACCGGGGCGTCTCGGAGATGTCGGCCGCCCTCAAGCGCCGCTTCAATTTCGAGACGGTCGAGCCCATCGCCGACGCCGAGGCAGAGACTGCTCTTGTACGCGGCCAGGCCACCGCCGCCGTACAGCGCGCGGGCGCGGCCTTCGGCGTGGACGAGGCCGTGCTCGACGCGCTGGTCACCGTCTTCCGCGACCTGCGCACCGGCCGCTCCGCCGAGGGCTGGGACGTGGAGCGGCCCGGCACGGTGATGTCCACCGCCGAGGCCGTCCAGGTCGCGGCCTCCCTCGGGGTGGCCGCGGCCTACCTCCCGAGCGGGGACGTCCTCGACCTGGTGCCCGGCCATCTCCTGGGTGTCGTGCGCAAGGACGACCCGGCCGACCACGCCCGGCTGCTCGGCTACTGGGACGGCCCCGTCCGCCGCCGCGCCGAGGACGGCTCGGCGATGTGGCGCCGCCTGTGGGACCTGCGGGGGAACCTGCGGTGA
- a CDS encoding DNA-binding protein: MNAVTTQESYEDLLKAGAVLPPDTQGAGERAVPLTARTYRHPGLDDRVVVRLVAGELGAAEDLAAGFLGLETDAEPAEVGLGLRQSLGFPEWVLVHHPKDGHHALGVVPDLERAARQAKSKPKAALDAYQQLAGQLAAAVPHFLPTFYEQAGRVFTGVENATYAAQMFTRARTAEAEHGLTVDEDRLDAVFLEFALAGALPVKVLSGYAKELAARVPADEALRRFRRLCVRRTAGGLPPSAQTAVELRRLAKAAGLDADAQERAYLAELLGLPATLRAAPGWWKAHRTALVALAKEEPEVRRALLDVMPVGGDNELPALWLEVLEASGATAGLCAAAGEETPGDGAAGWLRRFLDFRGGGWRQPRLPALYALVERMVDALRAELAGPGKAVDVEYDVDLLDLLLAARVPVADPPEGHSLRLEQWAQGEGQRDLVALEADARFRPAFRQGANRFSDDQDGRRAVRLLAASPGGRPMLTEWMREVARAFAATALPGLPDSMSRLTRIPGEALALAEAEVRAAAATDLAPVLARTLRTGLFDELGWPAWEEAAASLISARDVDDLVIADAWPHLIVAGPAQARVIGAEGTALTHDLRIPDRDNYGDPGFHYVDGELLVYWRSRTLDQGLRGYWHTAADRPQPMESDAHGTRGQRMNWYNGHGGSTLPLPGGGRTTGAGVLHRGDTAVPGERALISDGTSYWVWVRDTDDTDASGWHEYDPATGELGRKSLPGFFADAGSAFKDGWLLPAPDGGLLGWRLTELPDGSLRVEDPAGTAVTVTAGGERPVRAVLFPGDSGEAGEAGDLVPRAVDRRGFYSVNLVDADGVVTSTARTDNAPGVFAQGTLILPPQRYWHLLRPRDPQGSAALRRIDRDTAAALLKAAATVEKKNELPALVRTLLPEVGHEALVAGIAGVVRFAAEQQAVLDAVAARLEQTLSGGQSQSGPTGPNDRLLSEALNGFGSIHAWYGSDENTNAMNQVRFMGEVLRSSDDPAVPAAPKGSLHLDGPALPTAALFWRALPDLAATAALRAASVTTAVAHRDALGELLRAIDTTGLSAMTPAHWRLFQLHLDSSLLTQADGTEREGARRGLLRLDGGAFLAFVDVDGQNGHGVTFWAFFHDPAGRFEVPAPYTVQSSSPVGTARDADWLAVFRTELAGRGPAPWFPEAAEEFARLTGVTPTMARLVVAGLPGIDAYDRNFLSAEVRTALGVKAADAALAKDELRGMSADIRQAVVAALLPAEPVRLWTHGPDAAAAAQVWNRLAGRRVAVPEALLTEAVRAVRTRWEAGRSLPALLDPAAEPRLSRDLSWTVRGDRVHPVEEKATGFTADTLVGAVAMAAWLAHRLPAGDPIRALLPAALTAVRDRLANPELMLDLGHYVSLPGFRKVAGAPTETGEGYERYGAVIMATSDDQPSPAIRTALLDEAGGDPYLAVLRADSPEVSVTETALRTARDPRFEALLADPGEPVAGERDKDGTWWPQDPSRSVPELVTEAAKEYGIGEDAATLYLTLLVMPDPTDRNTARWTGWRPARLKAARAELAATDLVVEATRARAGRSLFLPGGWATLGSPYVPLEQWKLPLLDLAVGQDAPLGVLAPAEPVAELYRRAWQRVREGGGPRFEELKARRATRRR; encoded by the coding sequence ATGAACGCGGTCACCACGCAGGAGAGTTACGAGGATCTGCTGAAGGCCGGTGCGGTGCTGCCCCCGGACACGCAGGGGGCCGGCGAGCGGGCGGTGCCGCTGACCGCGCGCACCTACCGCCATCCCGGGCTGGACGACCGGGTCGTCGTGCGGCTGGTCGCCGGGGAGTTGGGCGCGGCGGAGGACCTGGCCGCAGGCTTCCTCGGCCTGGAGACCGACGCGGAACCGGCCGAAGTCGGCCTGGGACTGCGGCAGTCGCTCGGTTTCCCCGAGTGGGTGCTGGTGCACCACCCGAAGGACGGCCACCACGCGCTCGGCGTCGTACCCGACCTGGAGCGCGCGGCCCGGCAGGCGAAGTCCAAGCCGAAGGCCGCGCTGGACGCCTACCAGCAGCTCGCCGGGCAACTGGCCGCCGCCGTACCGCACTTCCTGCCGACCTTCTACGAGCAGGCCGGGCGGGTGTTCACAGGGGTGGAGAACGCCACCTACGCGGCGCAGATGTTCACCCGGGCGCGCACGGCGGAGGCCGAGCACGGGCTGACGGTCGACGAGGACCGGCTGGACGCGGTGTTCCTGGAGTTCGCGCTCGCCGGGGCGCTGCCGGTGAAGGTGCTGTCGGGTTACGCGAAGGAACTGGCCGCGCGGGTCCCGGCGGACGAGGCGCTGCGCAGGTTCCGGCGGCTGTGCGTGCGGCGTACGGCGGGCGGGCTGCCGCCGTCGGCGCAGACGGCCGTGGAGCTGCGCAGGCTCGCGAAGGCCGCGGGCCTGGACGCCGACGCACAGGAGCGCGCGTATCTGGCCGAGCTGCTCGGCCTGCCCGCCACCCTGCGCGCGGCCCCGGGCTGGTGGAAGGCCCACCGTACGGCCCTGGTGGCGCTTGCCAAGGAAGAGCCGGAGGTCCGGCGGGCGCTGCTGGACGTCATGCCGGTCGGCGGCGACAACGAACTGCCCGCGCTGTGGCTGGAGGTGCTGGAGGCGTCCGGGGCCACCGCAGGGCTCTGCGCGGCGGCCGGGGAGGAGACGCCCGGGGACGGCGCGGCCGGCTGGCTGCGGCGGTTCCTGGACTTCCGGGGCGGCGGTTGGCGCCAGCCCCGCCTTCCGGCGCTGTACGCGCTGGTCGAGCGCATGGTGGACGCGCTGCGCGCCGAACTGGCCGGGCCGGGGAAGGCCGTTGACGTCGAGTACGACGTCGATCTGCTGGACCTGCTGCTGGCGGCCCGGGTGCCGGTGGCCGATCCGCCCGAGGGCCACAGCCTGCGCCTGGAGCAGTGGGCGCAGGGCGAGGGACAGCGCGATCTGGTCGCGCTGGAGGCCGACGCCCGCTTCCGGCCCGCGTTCCGGCAGGGGGCGAACAGGTTCAGCGACGACCAGGACGGCCGGCGTGCCGTCCGGCTGCTGGCCGCGTCCCCCGGCGGGCGCCCGATGCTCACCGAGTGGATGCGCGAGGTCGCCCGCGCCTTCGCCGCCACCGCTCTGCCCGGACTCCCGGACAGCATGAGCCGGCTGACCCGGATCCCCGGCGAGGCGCTCGCCCTGGCCGAGGCGGAGGTGCGCGCCGCCGCCGCGACCGACCTCGCCCCGGTCCTGGCCCGCACGCTGCGCACCGGGCTCTTCGACGAACTGGGCTGGCCCGCCTGGGAGGAGGCGGCCGCCTCCCTGATATCCGCCAGGGATGTCGACGACCTCGTCATCGCGGACGCCTGGCCGCACCTGATCGTCGCCGGCCCCGCCCAGGCCCGGGTGATCGGCGCCGAAGGCACCGCCCTCACCCACGACCTGCGCATCCCCGACCGGGACAACTACGGCGACCCCGGCTTCCACTACGTGGACGGCGAACTGCTGGTCTACTGGCGCTCCCGGACCCTGGACCAGGGGCTGCGCGGCTACTGGCACACCGCCGCCGACCGCCCCCAGCCGATGGAGAGCGACGCCCACGGCACCCGGGGCCAGCGCATGAACTGGTACAACGGCCACGGCGGCAGCACCCTGCCGCTGCCCGGCGGCGGGCGCACCACCGGCGCCGGAGTGCTGCACCGCGGCGACACCGCCGTGCCCGGCGAACGGGCGCTGATCAGCGACGGCACCTCCTACTGGGTCTGGGTCCGGGACACGGACGACACCGACGCCTCCGGGTGGCACGAGTACGACCCGGCCACCGGTGAGCTCGGCCGCAAGAGCCTGCCCGGGTTCTTCGCCGACGCCGGCAGCGCCTTCAAGGACGGCTGGCTGCTGCCCGCACCGGACGGCGGGCTGCTCGGCTGGCGCCTGACGGAACTGCCCGACGGTTCGCTGCGCGTCGAGGACCCCGCCGGAACGGCCGTCACGGTCACGGCCGGTGGCGAACGGCCGGTCCGCGCCGTGCTGTTCCCCGGGGACTCCGGGGAGGCCGGGGAGGCCGGGGACCTGGTGCCCCGGGCGGTGGACAGGCGTGGCTTCTACAGCGTCAACCTCGTCGACGCGGACGGTGTCGTCACCTCGACCGCCAGAACCGACAACGCCCCGGGGGTGTTCGCGCAGGGCACCCTCATCCTGCCGCCGCAGCGCTACTGGCACCTGCTCCGGCCCCGTGACCCGCAGGGCTCCGCCGCCCTGCGCCGGATCGACCGCGACACGGCGGCGGCGCTGCTGAAGGCCGCGGCGACGGTGGAGAAGAAGAACGAGCTCCCCGCCCTGGTCCGTACGCTGCTGCCCGAGGTCGGCCATGAGGCGCTGGTCGCCGGCATCGCCGGGGTGGTGCGGTTCGCCGCCGAGCAGCAGGCCGTGCTGGACGCGGTGGCCGCCCGGCTGGAGCAGACGCTCTCGGGCGGGCAGTCGCAGAGCGGGCCCACCGGGCCCAACGACCGACTGCTCAGCGAAGCGCTCAACGGCTTCGGCAGCATCCACGCCTGGTACGGCTCCGATGAAAACACCAACGCCATGAACCAAGTGCGGTTCATGGGCGAGGTGTTGCGCAGTTCCGACGATCCCGCCGTTCCAGCCGCGCCCAAGGGGAGCCTGCACCTCGACGGTCCGGCACTGCCGACGGCGGCGCTGTTCTGGAGAGCCCTGCCCGACCTCGCCGCGACCGCGGCGCTGCGCGCCGCGTCCGTGACCACCGCCGTCGCGCACCGGGACGCGCTGGGCGAACTGCTCCGCGCGATCGACACGACGGGTCTGTCGGCCATGACGCCCGCCCACTGGCGCCTGTTCCAACTGCACCTCGACAGCAGCCTGTTGACCCAGGCCGACGGCACCGAGCGCGAAGGGGCCCGGCGCGGTCTGCTCCGGCTGGACGGCGGCGCCTTCCTGGCCTTCGTCGACGTCGACGGCCAGAACGGCCACGGCGTGACGTTCTGGGCGTTCTTCCACGACCCGGCCGGCCGCTTCGAGGTCCCCGCGCCCTACACCGTGCAGTCCTCCTCCCCGGTCGGCACGGCCCGGGACGCGGACTGGCTCGCCGTCTTCCGTACCGAACTGGCCGGGCGCGGCCCGGCGCCCTGGTTCCCGGAGGCGGCCGAGGAGTTCGCCCGGCTGACCGGGGTCACGCCGACCATGGCCCGCCTCGTCGTCGCGGGGCTGCCGGGCATCGACGCGTACGACCGGAACTTCCTGTCGGCCGAGGTCCGCACCGCCCTCGGGGTGAAGGCGGCCGACGCGGCCCTGGCCAAGGACGAACTGCGCGGGATGTCCGCCGACATCCGGCAGGCGGTCGTCGCGGCGCTGCTGCCGGCCGAGCCCGTCCGGCTGTGGACGCACGGCCCGGACGCGGCCGCCGCGGCCCAGGTGTGGAACCGCCTGGCCGGACGGCGGGTCGCGGTGCCCGAGGCACTGCTCACCGAGGCGGTCCGCGCGGTACGGACGCGCTGGGAGGCGGGCAGGTCCCTGCCCGCGCTGCTCGACCCGGCCGCCGAGCCCCGGCTGAGCCGGGACCTGAGCTGGACGGTCCGCGGCGACCGCGTCCACCCCGTCGAGGAGAAGGCCACCGGTTTCACCGCGGACACCCTCGTCGGCGCCGTCGCGATGGCCGCCTGGCTCGCCCACCGGCTCCCCGCCGGTGACCCGATACGGGCACTGCTCCCCGCGGCCCTGACCGCCGTACGGGACCGGCTGGCCAACCCCGAGCTGATGCTCGACCTGGGCCACTACGTCAGCCTGCCCGGCTTCCGCAAGGTCGCCGGCGCCCCCACCGAGACCGGCGAGGGCTACGAACGCTACGGCGCCGTCATCATGGCCACCTCCGACGACCAGCCCTCCCCGGCCATCCGGACCGCGCTGCTGGACGAGGCCGGGGGCGACCCGTACCTGGCCGTCCTGCGCGCCGACTCCCCGGAGGTCTCCGTGACCGAGACGGCGCTGCGCACCGCCCGCGATCCTCGCTTCGAGGCGCTGCTCGCCGACCCGGGCGAGCCCGTGGCGGGGGAGCGGGACAAGGACGGCACCTGGTGGCCGCAGGACCCGTCGCGTTCGGTGCCCGAGCTGGTCACCGAGGCGGCCAAGGAGTACGGCATCGGCGAGGACGCCGCCACGCTGTATCTGACGCTGCTCGTCATGCCCGACCCCACCGACCGCAACACGGCCAGGTGGACCGGTTGGCGGCCCGCCCGGCTCAAGGCCGCCCGCGCCGAACTGGCCGCCACCGACCTGGTGGTCGAGGCCACCCGTGCCAGGGCAGGGCGTTCGCTCTTCCTGCCCGGCGGCTGGGCGACCCTGGGCTCTCCGTACGTCCCGCTGGAGCAGTGGAAGCTCCCGCTGCTCGACCTGGCGGTCGGCCAGGACGCCCCGCTCGGGGTGCTGGCGCCCGCCGAACCCGTCGCCGAGCTCTACCGGCGGGCCTGGCAGCGGGTCCGGGAGGGCGGCGGCCCGCGCTTCGAAGAGCTCAAGGCCCGGCGCGCCACCCGGCGCCGCTGA
- a CDS encoding DUF4132 domain-containing protein — MGWLSAGDGYEVALVEGRVAARSTSGRAAGRQLKSLPKALRDHPEVDRLRRFAEWLDRHAVACAAQVDTWMVSSLPVPTGLLARVWPDEAWQAALRDLAVVGDDPDEVGFLRDADGSGELRVVNLDGETVRLSPRTVTLPHPVLLPDLDDLREFAAELGITQRVEQIHRATWRKPDDLADKATEVQEFAGGAYASRFGLAARATALGYRVSGGYATCRVRDGARTAEAAVWIGEPYWDGDTETGALSWSDEDGRSIGLAEVGPVAWSEGMRMAAALYAGRVVEEGKSA; from the coding sequence GTGGGTTGGCTGTCGGCGGGTGACGGGTACGAGGTCGCCCTGGTGGAGGGCCGGGTGGCCGCCAGGTCCACCTCGGGGCGGGCGGCGGGGCGGCAGTTGAAGTCCCTTCCGAAGGCGTTGCGGGACCATCCGGAGGTCGACCGGCTGCGCCGGTTCGCCGAATGGCTGGACCGGCACGCGGTGGCATGCGCGGCGCAGGTGGACACCTGGATGGTGTCCTCGCTCCCGGTGCCGACGGGGCTGCTGGCCCGGGTGTGGCCCGACGAGGCGTGGCAGGCCGCGCTGCGCGACCTCGCGGTGGTCGGCGACGACCCCGACGAGGTGGGCTTCCTGCGGGACGCCGACGGCTCCGGCGAGCTGCGGGTGGTCAACCTGGATGGCGAGACGGTACGGCTGTCGCCGCGTACGGTGACGCTGCCGCACCCGGTGCTGCTGCCGGACCTGGACGACCTGCGGGAGTTCGCGGCGGAGCTGGGGATCACGCAGCGCGTCGAGCAGATCCACCGGGCCACCTGGCGCAAGCCGGACGACCTGGCGGACAAGGCCACCGAGGTACAGGAGTTCGCGGGCGGCGCGTACGCCTCGCGGTTCGGGCTGGCCGCGCGGGCCACGGCCCTGGGGTACCGGGTGTCGGGCGGCTACGCGACCTGCCGGGTGCGCGACGGCGCGCGGACCGCCGAGGCGGCGGTGTGGATCGGTGAGCCGTACTGGGACGGGGACACCGAGACCGGCGCCCTGAGCTGGAGCGACGAGGACGGCCGCTCGATCGGGCTGGCGGAGGTCGGCCCGGTGGCGTGGTCGGAGGGAATGCGGATGGCCGCGGCACTGTACGCCGGCCGTGTGGTGGAGGAGGGGAAGAGCGCATGA